TTTGATTAAAGCTGAAGATGGCAAAATTGTCTTAATCGGTTCTAATGGCGAAATTAGTATTAAACACGAAATTCAGGCAAGCATTAATGCCGAAATTATTACTCCAGGAATTATTTTAGTTGAGCTAGGAATTTTTAAAAATATTATTAAACGTTTAGATGGTGATTTGTTACTAAAAGCTGATGAAAAGAACTTGGAAATAAGTACCAAAAATGATAATTATCGTTTGAATTTATATTCAACATATGATTATCCGGAAATTGATTTTACAATTTATGGTGAAAAAATTTCAATTAATTGAGATGAATTAAAATCCTTAGCTAAAGACGTTATTTTTGCTGCTTCAACTAATGAAATGAATTTAATTTTATGCTGCATTAATATTTCAGCACAAAATGGTATGTTGAAATTCTTAACAACTGACCGCTACCGTTATGCTGAAGAGAAAAAACCAATTGCGGAAGATGTTGATTTTAATATCTCGATTTTAGCTAAAAACATTCGTGATATTCTTAATTTTGAATACAACGGTAAGGTTACACTGAATATTTCAGATCAAAAAATTCTATTTGAAATGGATGGGACAATTATTCAATCTAAAGTAATTGACCAAGTTTATCAAGATGTTTCGAAAATTATTCCTAAAGAATTTGAAAATGAAATAAAAATTTCAAAAAAAGAGTTAAGTAGCTTACTAAATAAAGCTTCAGTTATTATTACTGAAAATTACAATAAAATTAAATTGCATGTTACTCGTGATGTGCTAACAATTTTATCTACACGTGATGAAGTGGCGAATGCGGAAGTTAAAACTCAAAATTTTAAATATGACGGTGATGATTTGAAATTAGCACTAAATAGTCGATTTCTAAAAGAAGCAATTTCAGTTTATGATGAAGATTTAAGAATTCTATTAACTAAAGACAGAATGCGTATTGTTATTAAATCTGATACTAAACCTAATGTGCTACAATTAATAACTCCACAAAAAGGATTTTAATATGCAAGTTGAAATAAAAGAAGAATTTATCAAATTAAGCCAATTTCTAAAAATGATTGATGTTTGTCCAACTGGGGGTATGGCTAAATATTTTGTGAAAGTTCATAAAATATTAATTAATGATAGAGAACCAGATGGTCGTAATGCAAAAATTAGGGTTGGTGATACTGTTTGAGTAGATGACAATGTTTATCAAATAGTAGCGAAAAAATAAAAAAAATAAAAATCAATAAATTTAATATAAAATATTAAGAATACTAATTTTAAAATATAATAATTGAAAAGGAGTGAATATGCCAGGAAGAGATCAATTAACTAATCAAAAACCTTTAAGTGGAAACAAAAGATCACATGCTCTAAATACTTCAAAAAGAACATTTGACTTAAATTTACAAAAGGTAACCGTTTTAAATGAAAATGGATCTAAAAAAAGAGTTCGTGTAACTGCAAAAACAGCTAGAACCTTAAAAAAATATGGATTAGTAGCATAATTTATTTACTATGATTAATTTGCCTTAAGCGGGCATTTTTTTATTCTCTAAAATCGTAAATAACTCTAGAATTGTTTGTTTATTAAGATTTTCAGCTCGAATTGCTATGTTTAAATTTAATTTTGACAAAGCTGCTAAAATTGCGTCTTTGGAATAATGATTTAGCAAATTATTCAATAAAGTTTTTCTTTTAAATTGAAAGCAAATAGCAACAAATTTAATAATTTGATCTTTGTTGATATTAATAAAATCATTTTTATGGTAAAAATTTAATTTAATTACTGCTGAATTTACTTTTGGCGCTGGATTAAATTGTTGTGCGTCAACATCTAAAATTTTTTCTACATTACTAAAAATTTGAAATGTTGCTGATAATTTTCCATAAACCTTAGATAAGGGCAATGCCACTAATCTTTCAGCTACTTCTTTTTGAACCATTAACGTTGCTGAATCTACTATTAAATGATTTTCTAAAATTTTAAATAATATTGGTGAAGTAATATTGTATGGAATATTACCAATAATAGTAATATTTTTAGCTGCTATTTCTTGAAAATTAGCTGCTAAAAAATCCTTGTTTAAAATTTTGACATTGTTAGGATAATTTTTAGTCTGTAAATATTCATATAATCTAGGGTCAAGTTCATATGCAACTAATGTTTTAACTTTTTGTGCCAAAATATCAGTTAGAGCGCCTTGCCCTGGACCGATTTCAATAACATCTTTTTCTTCGATATTGGCCACATTAACAATTGACTTTTGAATTTCTTGATTAATTAAGAAATTTTGTCCAAATGATTTTTTTGCTTGAATCATAATTAAATTTTAAATACCTTTTTAACGTTGGATTGAATTTGTTTCACTAGTGTTTCTTCGGAAATATTTTTTAAATTAGCAATATATTGATAAGTATACATTACATATGGACTAATATTAGCCTTACCTCGCATTGGTGTTGGTGCTAAATAAGGAGTATCAGTTTCACAAAAAATTCTATCAATTGGAATTAATTTGACTGCCTCCTGTAGTTGTTTAGCATTTTTGAAAGTTACAACTCCACTAATTGAAAAATAAAAGTTTTTATGCTTCAAACATTTTTTTGTAAAATCCTCATCCCCACTAAATGAATGAAAAATAAAGCGTACATCTTGATATTGAGGTTGGCTGATAATTTCATATGCGTCTTCTAAAGCATCACGAATATGTAACATTGCAACAAGGTCATATTTTTTTGCTATTTCTAATTGTGAAATAAAACTAATTTTTTGAATTTCTTCACTTGGACTATTATCATAATGGTAATCTAGACCAATCTCGCCAATTGCCACGACATCAGCAGTTAAAATTCTTTCAATAAATTCACCATCGCTTTTTCCTTGACTAAGTGTTGGATGAATGCCAATAATTGGATATAAATAATTCTCCTTTTGACACAATTCTAGAAGTTCAACAGAATCTTCACGTGATGTGCCGCAGATAAATAATTTTTCCATATTATTTTTATGTCATTCAATAACAGTCTGATGTGGATTAGCGTAATATTCAGTAAAAGGGTGTGTATGAATGTCGATGTATTTCATTATTTACTCTTTTCCATTTCTAAAATTTTTATCAATGTTTCAGCTAATGATGTTTGTCAAATCTTTTGCTTTTCGCGATAATCTAAAGGATTTTGTTTTTTAATGACATCTGAGATAACTTTAATGGCTACAAATTTTTTATTAAATGCTGTGGCTGTTTGTCCATAAGCTGCACATTCCATATCAACAAGATAATAATCTTTTTTAAAATTGTTTTCAACAATATCAATATCTCCTACCATGGCAAATCTATCAGCCGTAGCACAGCTACCTTCTTTGAGATTTAGATTTTTATAAGGTTTATAGTTAGTTTTATAATAAACTGGTAAATTAGGTAATTGTCCAAGTTCATAATTTGGTAGCGCTGTAATGTCAACATCATAATAGTTAGTTTTTTTTATCAAGAAAACTTCACCAATTTCACCATTAAATGTTGCTCCAGCTGGACCGCAATTAATGATCATTTTAATTCTTCTTTTAAAATTAGAAATAATGTATGATAAAAATAAAGCGGTGTTAACTTTTCCAACGCCAGTAAAAGCAACAAGAAAATTTTTATCCTTGTATTGATATTCGCTAATTTTTTGAAAATCAGTTTTTGTAATTAATTTATGCTCTTTGATTTTTTTAATTTGATTATTTTCAAGAAAAATTTTTGCTTCCATTTTTTCTGCAAAACTAAACAATATCATAAATGATGCCTCAATTTCCTATTTCATATAATGAAAATATCTATATTATTTTTAAATAAATTATATATTTTAAAAATTATTACAAAAAAAATTATTTTTTATTTCACAAATTTTTAAAATAATATTATAATAATAAAGCATTAATTAAGACACCTTGCCCAGGTGGCGGAATGGTAGACGCTACGGACTTAAAATCCGTTGGCTGTAATGGCCGTGCTGGTTCAAGTCCAGTTCTGGGCACCAGATGCGCCCTTAGCTCAGAAGGTAGAGCAAATGGCTTTTAACCATTGGGTCAGAGGTTCGAATCCTCTAGGGCGTACCATTTGTAAAATTCACCGAAATAACCAATAAAGTTTTGGTTATTTTTTTATTTAAATTAGTTCAAACAATAAACGCAGTAATAACTTATAATTAAAATGTTAAAAATCTTATTAATTAAATAATACAAGGAGATCAAATTATGTTTAAAAAATTCGATATTCGATTAGCTCTTAAAAAAATTTTTATAACTTCCGCTATGCTTATGGTGTACTTTTTTGGATTTTTGTGTTTTTCAATTGCATTCGCTATAATTACAGAAAAATCTTCAGTTGAACCTAATAACAAAATGTTATTTTACTTAACTTTTTTATTTGTCCTAATTGTCATTGCTATTATTGCCATGTGGTATTACATCTATGGAATTAAAATAGCAAACGCATTTAAAGATAAGAAGTCAAAATTATTATTTACTATAGCATTTATTCTTTTTCCAATTGGATTTTTCTTTTCTCTACCAGCTTGAGCAAGATTGAAGAAAATGGCGAAACACAATAAATTTCAATATGTAAATAATCAACAAAATAATAATCATTATAATATGTCAAATTCAATTTAAGATTCTAAGATTTAACTTTTGTTAAAATGAAAGTTCAAGCACAACCACGCTTGAACTTTTTAAACAAAAAAACTTTGTCGCATTAATCACATAATATGTAATTTAGTTTTTCTAAGTAAGAAAACTTAATTTAGTGAAAATGCATAAGAGACAATAATGATTGTCCTTTTTAGTAGTTGGCAAATTGGATGATATAAGTTAAATGATTATCATCACTCTAGATTTTTTCGTTTATTATATTATTTTTATTTTAAAGATAAAATGAAGAAATTAGATGCTTAAGTTTTTCTGCTCGTTTTATTAGAAAATATTTTCAATGTATTCAAACAAATGATCATTTGATAGTGGATATAAAAGTTTTTTCTAAAGTTATTTTAACAGTTGTAACTATGAAAAATTCAAAATAAGGAATTGATCTAAATAAAAAAAGTGTCAGCATTTTACATAGAAGTAAATTAGAAAATGCATTTTTTGATACAAAAGTAGTAATATTTAAAAAAGGTAACAGCATATATTATCAACTTAATAGAGTTTGAGTAATTAAGGAAATATAATTAAATTAGCAATAAGTTGATTTGTTTAATTAGCAACTTGTGCATAAACGAACATAAGATTAAAAATTTTACTTGCAATTATATAATGAAAAAAGGAAATTATAGTTGAAACAAAAACAGCTATGAAAATGTAAAATATATAAAACACAAAATAAAAAATAGTAATTATTATCATTATAAATAAAAATTTTAGTGGTTATGATGATAAAGGTTACAATTTAGCACACACATATAGATAGGAAAAGATTAATAAAAAAAATAATAAGATAACCAATATTGTTTCAGGATTTTTAATCGTAATAGGATTAGCATTATTTGCTTTAATTGCCATATTTTTAGTCCCAAAATATGCTAAGGAAACTGCTAGTAATTTCGAGAAATATCGAGATATTTATTTATCATATGTTATAGTTATTTTAATAATTTCGCCACTTTTAATCAATTTTGGGATACTTCTAAAATTAGTAAAAAAATGAGAAATTAAAATTGTCAAAAATAGCAAACATCATTACCTTAGTTATAATGATTTTAGTGATGATAATTCCTGCATGATTGTATGTAAGTGCTATTGTTGGTATATCTAATTCTGACCCATTTATACTTTTTCCCAGAAAAGAAAACTTTAATGATTTAGATAAACACATCATAGTAATGAATAAAAATTTAAACTCATACAAATTTAATTTTGTTCATTTAACACTATTTATTGGAACATTTTTCTACGTGACTTCATTTATTTGAATTCCAATAACTTCAATAAATATTCATAGAATTAATAAAATGAAACATAATTAATTTAAAAAAGAAATCTTCACTTTAAAAATTGATAAATTAGGTTACATAATTTAAACACTCCAAGATAAGGAGTGTTTTTATACTAAAACAATTTTATTTACTTTTCTCATTAATTGCAAAAAGTGGCTTTGTAATTGCTTCAATTTAGTTTATTATCAATAATTGATATAGTTATGAAAAATATTGATCTTATAAAGTTGACAATTTATACTCAAAGATGATATATAAAGAAATAAATACATAGGATTTTCTAATTTAAAGAAAATACAAAAAGATTATAAAACTCCACACTATGTTTTCACGCAATGAGGAGTGAGTGTTTAAATTATTTCACCTAATTTATTGTATTCATGCAGCAAGAAATTTAAAATCACTACACAAATAATTTTTTTAGAAAAATATGGTGATAATTGCCCTTAAATTTTATTCGAATCAAATATGTTACTAAGTTAATCATTGCTATGATAATGAACCCGATTCACAAATATGGGGCAATATCATTAATTTCTTTAACACGACTTAATTGTGTTGCTTCACCTAAAAGTGAAGCACCATATAGTCCATAAGTAATAAAATTTCTAATTGTTTTTTCAAGTTCAAAGCTAAAAAAGGTAATGAAGTCTAGCTTAATTGAAGGCATAATAAAATTATTAAATATTTTGATTTTACTATATCCACGAATTCTTAAATTTTCAATTTTACTTTGATCAATTTTACGAATTGAACTTTCAAGATTACGAGTCATTGAAGCAGCACCATGAATAGCAAAAGCAATAACAAATGGCGCATATGAATTAATGAATAATGATGAAATAATTAAAAATCAACTAATTGTAGGAATGGCTCTAACTGCACTATTAGTAAATCTAAAAGTAATTGATGTTTTATTGCCAAAAAGTTGTTTTGTCATAAAAAACATTTTTAGATATGCAATTAAATAAATTAATAGCAATGATAAAAATGTTAAACAAACTAGTTGCAAAATCATTTGTGCAACACCACCACTAAAGCCCCAAATTACATTTTCTCAGTTAGGATGAAAGAAGTTGTTTATATAATTAATTCCGCTTCCAAAATACGCTTTTTCATTAGT
The sequence above is a segment of the [Mycoplasma] phocae genome. Coding sequences within it:
- the dnaN gene encoding DNA polymerase III subunit beta; this encodes MELKINKLILDAAIERVAKAIDPNPFIPVMKGVLIKAEDGKIVLIGSNGEISIKHEIQASINAEIITPGIILVELGIFKNIIKRLDGDLLLKADEKNLEISTKNDNYRLNLYSTYDYPEIDFTIYGEKISINWDELKSLAKDVIFAASTNEMNLILCCINISAQNGMLKFLTTDRYRYAEEKKPIAEDVDFNISILAKNIRDILNFEYNGKVTLNISDQKILFEMDGTIIQSKVIDQVYQDVSKIIPKEFENEIKISKKELSSLLNKASVIITENYNKIKLHVTRDVLTILSTRDEVANAEVKTQNFKYDGDDLKLALNSRFLKEAISVYDEDLRILLTKDRMRIVIKSDTKPNVLQLITPQKGF
- a CDS encoding RNA-binding S4 domain-containing protein; translation: MQVEIKEEFIKLSQFLKMIDVCPTGGMAKYFVKVHKILINDREPDGRNAKIRVGDTVWVDDNVYQIVAKK
- the rpmB gene encoding 50S ribosomal protein L28, with the translated sequence MPGRDQLTNQKPLSGNKRSHALNTSKRTFDLNLQKVTVLNENGSKKRVRVTAKTARTLKKYGLVA
- the rsmA gene encoding 16S rRNA (adenine(1518)-N(6)/adenine(1519)-N(6))-dimethyltransferase RsmA: MIQAKKSFGQNFLINQEIQKSIVNVANIEEKDVIEIGPGQGALTDILAQKVKTLVAYELDPRLYEYLQTKNYPNNVKILNKDFLAANFQEIAAKNITIIGNIPYNITSPILFKILENHLIVDSATLMVQKEVAERLVALPLSKVYGKLSATFQIFSNVEKILDVDAQQFNPAPKVNSAVIKLNFYHKNDFININKDQIIKFVAICFQFKRKTLLNNLLNHYSKDAILAALSKLNLNIAIRAENLNKQTILELFTILENKKMPA
- a CDS encoding TatD family hydrolase is translated as MKYIDIHTHPFTEYYANPHQTVIEWHKNNMEKLFICGTSREDSVELLELCQKENYLYPIIGIHPTLSQGKSDGEFIERILTADVVAIGEIGLDYHYDNSPSEEIQKISFISQLEIAKKYDLVAMLHIRDALEDAYEIISQPQYQDVRFIFHSFSGDEDFTKKCLKHKNFYFSISGVVTFKNAKQLQEAVKLIPIDRIFCETDTPYLAPTPMRGKANISPYVMYTYQYIANLKNISEETLVKQIQSNVKKVFKI
- a CDS encoding 5'-methylthioadenosine/S-adenosylhomocysteine nucleosidase family protein, with protein sequence MILFSFAEKMEAKIFLENNQIKKIKEHKLITKTDFQKISEYQYKDKNFLVAFTGVGKVNTALFLSYIISNFKRRIKMIINCGPAGATFNGEIGEVFLIKKTNYYDVDITALPNYELGQLPNLPVYYKTNYKPYKNLNLKEGSCATADRFAMVGDIDIVENNFKKDYYLVDMECAAYGQTATAFNKKFVAIKVISDVIKKQNPLDYREKQKIWQTSLAETLIKILEMEKSK